One Mycolicibacterium sp. TUM20985 genomic window, CCCCTCCGGACGGCGTCGACCCCCGGGAGGTCCGAGCCCGCCTGATCGCCGAGCACCGCATCGTCACCACCGCCGTGGGCGTCGAACGCGCGCCCGGCGAGATGGTCACGCCTGCGCTGCGCGTGTCACCGCACGTCGACCTCACGGCCGAGGAGCTCGAGACGATGGCCGCGGCCATGAGTGCCGTGACCGGCTGATTCTCAGCGGCGCTGCAGGGCGTCGAGCGCGACGGCCATGGCCACGCCCACTCGCCAGTCCAGCTGGCGGCCGTCGGAGAGGACCGGAATGGTGATCTCGTAGACGTCGCGCAGCGTTGGTTGGCGCTCGGAGGTCAGCACCACCTGCCCGTCACCGGTGACGAAGTCGAAGTGGTAGCGCAGTGGGTCGACCGCGCCGCTGCTGTCGAGGAACCGCCTGGCAAGGGCGACACCGGGGCTGCGTTCCTCACCGACGGCCGTCAGCCCTTCGCGGGTCGAGAGGTTCCAGGTGGAGCGTAGGAGCGACCTCGCGTAGTCCTTCCGGAATTCTCCGAGCGGTTGATCATCGGCGTCGGTGATGTCGTAGGCGCCGCCGTGTTGAAGTCCTCGGCGGGCAACGAAGCCGAAGAGCGGGTCGGTGCGCGTCTCGTCGGAGTAGAACGTGACGTGCTTCCTGACCGCCATGCGTTTCTGCTGGGCGTGTGCGAGCACCGATCCTTCGACACCGTCGATGGAGCGGCCGATCAAGGTATAGCGATTCACGAATAGCGCAACCTGCTGACGAAGGGTGAACCGCAGAACATCCGCCATGCGTGGCAATTCTGCCAGGCCTGCCCGAACGGGTAGGTAGACCCTGTCCGGTCGTCCCGACTCGTGCTGCCCGAGCATTCGGACTCGTGGTCAACCTGTTCCGGCCGCCGTCGTCGCATGCCTACCTTGGTGCCCGACACACTGCGAGTCGGACCCAGGAGAGGATCCCGTCATGAAGGTCGAAGACCTACTCAAGCCGTTTCCCATCAAGGAATTTCACCCCTTCCCCCGCGCCATGATGGGTCCCGGTGCCCACGAGATGGTCGGGCCCGAAGCCCTCAAGATGGGATTCAAGAGGACCCTGCTGATGTCCTCGGGTCTGCGCGGCACCGACATCGTCCACAACATGGCCGAATCCCTGAAGTGGCATGGCCTCGAGGTCGTGGTGTACGACCAGGTCGAGTCCAATCCCAAGGACTACAACGTGATGGACTCGGTGAAGCTGTACCAGGAGAACGAGTGCGACAGCTTCGTCTCCATCGGGGGCGGCTCCACCCACGACGCCTGCAAGGGTGCGCGCATCTCGGTGGCTCACGACGGTCGCAACGTCAACGACTTCGAGGGCTTCAACATGTCCGAGAACCCGAAGAACCCACCGCACATTGCCATCTCGACTACTGCGGGCACCGGTTCCGAGACGTCCTG contains:
- a CDS encoding LURP-one-related/scramblase family protein; this translates as MADVLRFTLRQQVALFVNRYTLIGRSIDGVEGSVLAHAQQKRMAVRKHVTFYSDETRTDPLFGFVARRGLQHGGAYDITDADDQPLGEFRKDYARSLLRSTWNLSTREGLTAVGEERSPGVALARRFLDSSGAVDPLRYHFDFVTGDGQVVLTSERQPTLRDVYEITIPVLSDGRQLDWRVGVAMAVALDALQRR